A single region of the Salvia miltiorrhiza cultivar Shanhuang (shh) chromosome 8, IMPLAD_Smil_shh, whole genome shotgun sequence genome encodes:
- the LOC130998473 gene encoding uncharacterized protein LOC130998473: protein MHSPLALDSAQFVVSDKSGLHLPKVSNNFEKGSMDSTTEGFKTAVTETRVSLNLKETTGQASSVVHVDGYAQSSSPKKSFPTLMKPLQALWEVEKEWKLIPMGKSFYSIAFSCEEDKARVKSRPVWDLLAGTMRLREWVRNFNPYKEVSSLCQVWTRIYYLPLEYWTLDISTGIGRALGTPIKVDSVTALGEVGHYACILIEVDLAANLSEVLLIDSEECSFYVEFDFEHLPAFCSKCKLAGHSLDKCNKVKKRAESKPEDTRENSEKHENEAGKENEGFITVNRHNNWKPKQQLANIEDKNTEEGAINRRESPLKTQNAFQMLDEGNVESDSDGDCLIEEAPIYGPDLLDIVTRKVSEDPLADSLMVLRGK, encoded by the coding sequence ATGCACAGCCCGCTGGCGCTGGATTCTGCCCAGTTTGTGGTCTCGGACAAGTCGGGACTTCATCTGCCAAAGGTTTCCAACAATTTTGAGAAAGGTTCAATGGATTCTACTACGGAGGGTTTCAAAACTGCCGTTACTGAGACTAGGGTTTCTTTAAACCTTAAAGAAACGACGGGGCAGGCTTCGAGTGTGGTTCATGTTGATGGCTATGCACAATCTTCAAGCCCTAAGAAATCGTTCCCGACTTTGATGAAGCCGTTGCAAGCTTTATGGGAGGTTGAAAAGGAGTGGAAACTCATTCCCATGGGGAAAAGTTTTTATTCGATAGCGTTCTCATGTGAGGAAGATAAAGCGAGGGTTAAAAGCAGACCTGTTTGGGATCTTCTTGCTGGCACGATGAGGCTTCGGGAATGGGTTAGAAACTTCAATCCGTACAAGGAAGTTTCTTCGCTTTGCCAAGTTTGGACCAGGATTTATTATCTCCCATTAGAGTACTGGACTCTGGATATCAGCACTGGAATTGGAAGAGCTCTTGGCACTCCGATTAAAGTTGATAGCGTGACTGCTCTCGGAGAAGTTGGGCACTATGCTTGCATCTTGATTGAAGTTGACCTTGCTGCTAATTTATCGGAGGTTCTTCTAATTGACAGTGAAGAGTGTTCATTCTATGTGGAATTTGACTTTGAACATCTACCTGCTTTTTGTTCAAAGTGCAAGCTCGCTGGGCATTCGCTTGATAAATGTAATAAAGTTAAAAAAAGGGCTGAGAGTAAACCAGAAGATACGAGGGAGAACAGTGAGAAACATGAGAACGAGGCAGGAAAAGAGAATGAGGGATTCATCACGGTGAATAGACATAATAACTGGAAGCCAAAACAACAACTTGCAAATATAGAGGACAAGAACACAGAGGAAGGGGCTATAAACAGGAGAGAGTCTCCACTAAAAACTCAGAATGCGTTTCAGATGCTGGATGAGGGGAATGTGGAGTCCGATTCGGATGGAGATTGTTTGATTGAGGAGGCTCCTATCTATGGACCAGACCTTCTTGATATTGTGACGAGGAAGGTCTCTGAGGATCCATTGGCGGACAGCTTAATGGTGTTGAGGGGCAAGTGA